One Calliopsis andreniformis isolate RMS-2024a chromosome 9, iyCalAndr_principal, whole genome shotgun sequence genomic window carries:
- the Mrps34 gene encoding mitochondrial ribosomal protein S34, translating into MVIKYIGRTTTYKGKPLWEILGNLKNFGVGRMVIRSQHERYSEPCYMKILKVAALPNTSKNLHDPRKVMVLVQKIFRGKTIETPVQIDSASYKADYVLIPKDQEAQYLNATGRPSCKIMPRTVELPPLLKELVIRQAKQAGKSIEEPKLEMRYNFSGIKNYRIAKEGEMPTVDIKLTNCTKLYMNDTQKNTS; encoded by the exons ATGGTGATCAAATATATTGGTCGAACAACCACCTATAAAGGAAAACCTTTATGGGAAATTTTGGGAAACCTAAAAAATTTTGGTGTTGGTAGAATGGTAATACGAAGTCAACATGAAAGATATTCCGAACCATGTTACatgaaaatattgaaagttGCTGCTTTGCCAAATACCAGTAAAAACCTTCAT GACCCGCGGAAAGTAATGGTACTTGTTCAAAAAATTTTCCGTGGTAAAACAATTGAAACTCCTGTCCAAATAGATTCAGCAAGCTATAAAGCAGATTATGTTCTGATACCAAAAGATCAGGAAGCACAATACTTAAATGCAACTGGAAGACCAAGCTGCAAAATTATGCCAAGAACAGTGGAACTTCCACCGCTTTTAAAAGAACTTGTAATAAGGCAGGCAAAGCAAGCAGGAAAAAGTATTGAAGAACCAAAACTAGAAATGCGATATAATTTTTCAGGTATCAAGAATTATAGAATTGCGAAGGAAGGTGAAATGCCTACAGTTGATATAAAACTAACAAATTGTACAAaattatatatgaatgatacacAGAAAAATACATCTTAA
- the LOC143184003 gene encoding IQ domain-containing protein K: MLLMSAERVCDGSTVCLDNCPCIEHHVNDFYEDTVVDEGKDQEPSSYLERTIFWLLLPALRKTLIAASKWDVLRVQKSRFNGLDYLAEILWNYNPRRSKKYSPRLNVFAIPPFKEWLRQNPRPYYPLSWLWSENEAALYIQRYVRGWLVRKRSDVQEMRQFWKVSY; the protein is encoded by the exons ATGCTCCTCATGTCAGCGGAAAGAGTTTGCGACGGTTCTACTGTATGTTTAGACAATTGTCCATGTATCGAACATCATGTAAATGATTTTTATGAAGATACTGTGGTTGATGAAGGAAAGGACCAAGAACCATCTAGTTATCTTGAGCGCACAATTTTTTGGTTACTATTGCCTGCATTAAGGAAAACACTTATCGCTGCGTCTAAGTGGGACGTTCTTCGG GTACAAAAGAGTCGCTTCAACGGTCTTGATTATCTAGCGGAAATTCTGTGGAACTATAATCCGCGACGTTCGAAGAAATATTCACCGCGTTTAAATGTGTTTGCGATACCTCCATTTAAAGAATGGTTGCGTCAAAA CCCTAGACCGTATTATCCCTTATCTTGGTTGTGGTCTGAAAATGAAGCAGCTTTATATATACAGAGGTACGTCCGTGGATGGCTTGTGAGGAAACGTAGCGACGTTCAGGAAATGAGACAATTTTGGAAGGTGAGTTATTAA
- the LOC143184000 gene encoding uncharacterized protein LOC143184000 isoform X1: MPACEPRCPVVRAKLKEIVAQAPWIRDEEFAANLLGVYPRAPGVEFVDKEFVDIKGEVKGKPFDDDFDHLRVSDSEKDAIEWSLRPGEIRDARRQALATKPTPEQLAQIEATERTPKSDSKDVFDSLASASTSVTTVSAKDKLIATDAAEISDKHTSPTTDYLVEAGVGRPSDALRETGVDPISDPSQRRTTEQRADLAGIRDECVPNCPRRIPRKVRLRKLEERQRIVDNYLLNRGSGYFDDVCTCSLSCVVRALKDDPFVRSMLASLALFALGLKLSVELDAWYLPIRT, translated from the exons ATGCCCGCATGCGAGCCCAGGTGTCCTGTGGTCAGAGCTAAGCTCAAAGAAATAG TCGCCCAAGCACCGTGGATCCGAGACGAGGAGTTTGCTGCGAACCTTCTAGGAGTTTATCCGAGAGCGCCAGGAGTTGAGTTTGTAGATAAAGAATTCGTTGATATCAAAGGAGAGGTCAAAGGGAAGCCATTCGATGACGATTTCGATCATCTTCGCGTTTCTGATTCCGAAAAAGATGCAATTGAGTGGTCACTAAGACCTGGTGAGATAAGAGATGCCAGACGTCAAGCATTAGCAACTAAACCCACACCTGAGCAACTTGCTCAGATAGAAGCTACGGAACGCACCCCGAAGAGTGATTCTAAAGATG TATTTGACTCATTAGCATCAGCGAGTACATCAGTTACGACTGTTTCCGCCAAGGATAAATTGATTGCAACTGATGCGGCTGAAATAAGTGACAAACACACGTCTCCAACAACAGACTATTTAGTGGAAGCAGGAGTAGGTAGACCAAGTGATGCTTTACGAGAAACAGGAGTAGACCCAATAAGTGACCCTTCGCAACGAAGAACTACAGAGCAAAGAGCTGATCTTGCGGGTATTCGAGATGAGTGTGTACCTAATTGTCCTCGACGTATTCCACGAA AAGTTAGGCTACGCAAACTTGAAGAGAGACAAAGAATCGTGGATAATTACTTGTTGAATAGAGGAAGTGGTTATTTCGACGATGTCTGTACATGTTCTCTCTCCTGTGTCGTTCGGGCATTAAAAGACGATCCTTTTGTTAGAAGCATGTTAGCGTCTCTGGCTTTATTTGCACTTGGGCTGAAACTCAGTGTGGAGTTAGATGCTTGGTATCTACCAATTCGAACCTAA
- the LOC143184000 gene encoding uncharacterized protein LOC143184000 isoform X2: MPACEPRCPVVRAKLKEIVAQAPWIRDEEFAANLLGVYPRAPGVEFVDKEFVDIKGEVKGKPFDDDFDHLRVSDSEKDAIEWSLRPGEIRDARRQALATKPTPEQLAQIEATERTPKSDSKDASASTSVTTVSAKDKLIATDAAEISDKHTSPTTDYLVEAGVGRPSDALRETGVDPISDPSQRRTTEQRADLAGIRDECVPNCPRRIPRKVRLRKLEERQRIVDNYLLNRGSGYFDDVCTCSLSCVVRALKDDPFVRSMLASLALFALGLKLSVELDAWYLPIRT; the protein is encoded by the exons ATGCCCGCATGCGAGCCCAGGTGTCCTGTGGTCAGAGCTAAGCTCAAAGAAATAG TCGCCCAAGCACCGTGGATCCGAGACGAGGAGTTTGCTGCGAACCTTCTAGGAGTTTATCCGAGAGCGCCAGGAGTTGAGTTTGTAGATAAAGAATTCGTTGATATCAAAGGAGAGGTCAAAGGGAAGCCATTCGATGACGATTTCGATCATCTTCGCGTTTCTGATTCCGAAAAAGATGCAATTGAGTGGTCACTAAGACCTGGTGAGATAAGAGATGCCAGACGTCAAGCATTAGCAACTAAACCCACACCTGAGCAACTTGCTCAGATAGAAGCTACGGAACGCACCCCGAAGAGTGATTCTAAAGATG CATCAGCGAGTACATCAGTTACGACTGTTTCCGCCAAGGATAAATTGATTGCAACTGATGCGGCTGAAATAAGTGACAAACACACGTCTCCAACAACAGACTATTTAGTGGAAGCAGGAGTAGGTAGACCAAGTGATGCTTTACGAGAAACAGGAGTAGACCCAATAAGTGACCCTTCGCAACGAAGAACTACAGAGCAAAGAGCTGATCTTGCGGGTATTCGAGATGAGTGTGTACCTAATTGTCCTCGACGTATTCCACGAA AAGTTAGGCTACGCAAACTTGAAGAGAGACAAAGAATCGTGGATAATTACTTGTTGAATAGAGGAAGTGGTTATTTCGACGATGTCTGTACATGTTCTCTCTCCTGTGTCGTTCGGGCATTAAAAGACGATCCTTTTGTTAGAAGCATGTTAGCGTCTCTGGCTTTATTTGCACTTGGGCTGAAACTCAGTGTGGAGTTAGATGCTTGGTATCTACCAATTCGAACCTAA